In Dryocola sp. LX212, the genomic stretch ATGGCGCTGGCGCTCATCCACCCTGCGATTTCGGCCACCCAACAGGGTGGCTTTTTTACGACTGAATTATGGAGGAATTACGCAGGTAAAGTGGAGGGAAAACGGAGGAATTCCCATAAAATGCGGGCACTTAGATATTAGGATTGCACAGTATTATCACCCTGTGCCGTTCGGCATAAGCTGTTCCCAACAGCCCATATCGGGAACAGTTGTAAGGAGTAACTTATGTTGAAATCTATCGTTCTGGCGTTATCGATTCTGGTGGTGACTCCTCTGGCCGTACAGGCTTCCGAAATCACGCTGGTTCCGGCGGTGAAGCTGCAGATTGGTGATCAGGATAATCGTGGGAACTACTGGGATGGCGGCCAGTGGCGCGATCATGGCTGGTGGGGAAATCACTATGAGTGGCATGACAATCACTGGCGTCCACACGGTCGTCCGGACCATCATGATGACCATCGGCATGACGATCGCCATGAACATCATGACAACGGTAACCACTACGGCCAGCACAAGCATCACTAATTTGCAGGCCGGATAAGCTTTGCGCTATCCGGCATTGCCAGTCTACATAACAAGAAAATTTGGTGGATGACGCTGACGCTTATCCACCC encodes the following:
- a CDS encoding DUF2502 domain-containing protein, with the translated sequence MLKSIVLALSILVVTPLAVQASEITLVPAVKLQIGDQDNRGNYWDGGQWRDHGWWGNHYEWHDNHWRPHGRPDHHDDHRHDDRHEHHDNGNHYGQHKHH